One genomic window of Deinococcus aetherius includes the following:
- a CDS encoding MerR family transcriptional regulator: MTVSIGDFARLGGVSVRMLRHYDHIGLLLPANVDPQTGHRRYALDQLVTLNRVVALKTLGFTLEEVADLIQGGVAPSELRGMLRLRRAQLERQVHHHRHTLERVAARLRLIEQEDVMPETVHVKHIPAQPLAALSMVAPDPSRHTVGPLVQELFSRVADHMDHAGGDRTTPIARYAPVSTGGPEVRLTAGYVVVGDAVPELELEPLAAVEVAAAVHRGRMDGIAGAYQALANWAQVNGRQACVEAGCWREVYLEANGEDQREWLVEVQLELG; this comes from the coding sequence GTGACGGTATCCATTGGTGACTTTGCCCGGCTCGGCGGCGTGTCCGTCCGCATGCTCCGCCACTACGACCACATCGGCCTGCTGTTGCCCGCCAACGTCGACCCCCAGACCGGCCACCGCCGCTACGCCCTGGATCAGCTCGTCACCCTCAACCGGGTGGTGGCCCTCAAAACGCTGGGCTTCACCCTGGAGGAGGTGGCCGATCTGATCCAGGGCGGCGTGGCTCCGTCCGAACTGCGCGGGATGCTGCGCCTACGCCGCGCCCAACTGGAACGTCAGGTGCACCATCACCGGCACACGCTGGAACGCGTGGCCGCCCGCCTTCGCCTCATCGAACAGGAGGATGTTATGCCCGAGACCGTCCACGTGAAACACATTCCCGCGCAGCCATTGGCGGCGCTCTCGATGGTGGCCCCAGACCCGAGCCGCCATACGGTGGGGCCACTGGTGCAGGAGCTGTTCTCGAGGGTCGCTGATCACATGGATCACGCCGGAGGCGACCGCACGACCCCCATCGCCCGCTATGCGCCGGTCTCCACAGGCGGCCCGGAAGTGCGCCTCACCGCCGGGTACGTCGTCGTGGGGGACGCGGTGCCGGAGCTGGAGTTGGAGCCTCTGGCGGCCGTGGAGGTGGCGGCGGCAGTACATCGCGGCCGCATGGACGGAATCGCCGGCGCGTATCAGGCGCTGGCCAACTGGGCGCAGGTCAACGGACGCCAGGCATGTGTGGAGGCGGGGTGCTGGCGTGAAGTGTACTTAGAGGCGAATGGCGAAGACCAGCGGGAATGGCTAGTAGAAGTCCAGCTTGAACTGGGCTGA
- a CDS encoding helix-turn-helix domain-containing protein translates to MSQSRVLRLCAEGRSYREIARELRLSKNTVMNIVKRASPAGSGEDEAA, encoded by the coding sequence GTGTCCCAGTCGCGGGTGCTGCGGCTGTGCGCCGAGGGGCGGTCATATCGGGAGATCGCCCGCGAGCTGCGCCTGAGCAAGAACACCGTCATGAACATCGTAAAACGCGCTTCCCCAGCAGGGTCCGGGGAGGACGAGGCGGCTTAG
- a CDS encoding AraC family transcriptional regulator: MFERIDSLPDVLTQVLGAVHLGSSLSARTELGAPWATHAGGVGQRAGFHIVVEGRCWARADGSSEQVELGPGDIVLFPHGTGHTLCDHPATPPIEFEPLVASIRPGESRALPTGGSGPSTVLLCGSYSLSADGSHPLLRGFPHLLHVPAEGGQGRALRATVDLLAEEALHPGSGGGLVVGRLVDLVFVYALRDWLAHHADARHRSWFGALQNPLVGPAIHAIHGGPAFPWTVAALAQLCGLSRAAFSRRFHQAVGEPPLTYVARWRMTVAAELLEEGTRVADVAQQVGYENEFAFAKAFKRVRGRAPGQVRRAAHFKALPGA; the protein is encoded by the coding sequence ATGTTCGAGCGTATCGATTCCCTTCCCGATGTGCTCACCCAGGTGTTAGGGGCGGTGCACCTGGGTAGTTCGCTGTCGGCGCGCACCGAACTCGGGGCCCCGTGGGCGACCCACGCCGGAGGAGTCGGACAACGGGCGGGGTTCCACATCGTGGTCGAGGGGCGCTGCTGGGCGCGGGCGGACGGAAGCAGCGAACAGGTCGAACTCGGTCCGGGCGACATCGTTCTCTTTCCCCACGGCACGGGCCATACCCTGTGCGACCATCCGGCCACCCCGCCTATCGAGTTTGAGCCCCTGGTGGCCTCAATACGACCGGGCGAATCGAGGGCCCTGCCGACCGGGGGAAGCGGCCCCTCCACGGTGCTGCTGTGCGGCTCGTATTCCCTCTCGGCGGACGGCTCGCATCCTCTCCTGCGCGGTTTTCCGCACCTGCTGCACGTACCCGCCGAGGGCGGCCAGGGGAGGGCGCTTCGGGCGACGGTTGACCTGCTGGCGGAGGAGGCCCTTCACCCCGGCTCCGGCGGCGGGCTCGTCGTCGGCCGCCTGGTCGATCTCGTGTTCGTCTACGCGCTGCGCGACTGGCTGGCCCACCACGCGGACGCCCGGCACCGGAGCTGGTTCGGAGCGCTTCAGAATCCGCTGGTCGGGCCAGCCATCCACGCCATTCATGGCGGTCCGGCGTTCCCCTGGACGGTGGCGGCCCTGGCCCAGCTCTGCGGCCTGTCGCGTGCGGCCTTTTCCCGCCGCTTTCACCAGGCGGTCGGTGAGCCGCCCCTGACGTACGTCGCCCGCTGGCGCATGACGGTGGCGGCCGAACTGCTGGAGGAAGGGACGCGCGTTGCGGACGTGGCCCAGCAGGTGGGCTACGAGAATGAATTTGCCTTTGCCAAGGCGTTCAAGCGGGTCCGGGGCAGGGCGCCGGGACAGGTTCGCCGCGCCGCGCACTTTAAAGCGCTCCCAGGGGCCTGA
- a CDS encoding NAD(P)H-binding protein, whose translation MTETVLVLGSTGKTGRRLVPRLTASGLKVRAASRKAGEGRVHFDWDRRETHLPALRGADALYLVAPDLVEDPTPVVGPFLESAEREGVTRVVLLSSLGTEFPNEDPDSGRRKVERQVMASGLAWTILRPSGFAQNFSEGFLLPGILRAGAVASVTGSGAVALVDAGDIAAVAAAALTEDGHSGATYAVTGPEALTFAQAAATIGQVIGRDIGYRQISPDELTGILVGSGIPADYAAMVVRDQEAIRDGAGATVTGTVAQVTGRPATPFAAYAAGAARAWTSA comes from the coding sequence ATGACCGAGACTGTACTTGTTCTGGGTTCCACGGGGAAGACAGGTCGCCGCCTCGTGCCACGACTGACCGCGAGTGGTTTGAAGGTGCGAGCCGCCAGCCGCAAGGCGGGTGAGGGCCGCGTCCATTTCGACTGGGATCGCCGTGAGACCCACCTTCCCGCCTTGCGGGGTGCCGATGCGCTCTACCTGGTCGCCCCCGACCTCGTGGAGGACCCCACGCCCGTCGTCGGGCCTTTTCTCGAGTCAGCCGAGCGGGAGGGCGTGACGAGGGTGGTGCTCCTGTCGTCCCTGGGCACCGAATTTCCGAACGAAGACCCTGATTCTGGCAGGCGCAAGGTGGAGCGGCAGGTGATGGCCTCAGGGCTGGCGTGGACCATTTTGCGGCCCTCGGGGTTCGCGCAGAACTTCTCGGAGGGGTTTTTGCTGCCCGGCATTCTGCGGGCGGGCGCAGTGGCCTCCGTCACCGGCAGCGGTGCGGTCGCCCTCGTCGATGCTGGTGACATCGCGGCCGTCGCCGCTGCCGCACTGACGGAGGACGGGCATTCGGGCGCCACCTACGCCGTCACCGGACCCGAGGCGCTCACGTTCGCGCAGGCTGCGGCGACCATAGGTCAAGTGATCGGCCGGGACATCGGCTACCGCCAGATTTCTCCGGACGAGTTGACCGGAATTCTGGTGGGTTCCGGTATCCCGGCCGACTACGCGGCCATGGTGGTGCGGGACCAGGAGGCCATCCGCGACGGGGCGGGCGCCACCGTGACCGGCACCGTTGCCCAGGTTACAGGCCGCCCGGCGACGCCGTTCGCGGCGTACGCGGCGGGCGCGGCAAGGGCTTGGACTTCGGCGTGA
- a CDS encoding DUF4158 domain-containing protein, translated as MTTLPPLLTSAQREQFTRFPQLDERILSRHDLLDAADLLLVRERRRDFNKLGYAVQLTVLRHLGRAMCPGEAPPEAVLASLAEQLRVNPRAMPSWA; from the coding sequence TTGACCACTCTCCCGCCGCTGTTGACCTCCGCCCAGCGTGAACAGTTCACCCGCTTCCCGCAGCTCGACGAGCGCATCCTCTCGCGGCACGACCTGCTCGATGCCGCCGACCTGCTGCTCGTGCGAGAGCGGAGACGGGACTTCAACAAGCTGGGGTACGCCGTGCAGCTCACCGTGCTACGCCATCTGGGGCGGGCCATGTGCCCTGGGGAAGCACCGCCAGAAGCGGTTCTGGCCTCCCTCGCCGAGCAACTGCGGGTGAACCCGCGTGCTATGCCTAGTTGGGCTTAA
- a CDS encoding transposase encodes MSLKIQPLVPIPEETARVAQLAFPKGTVATKLRDAFQQLYQDESFQTLYSRRGPPAFSPWRLALVTVLQFMENLSDRQAADAVRGRIDWK; translated from the coding sequence ATGTCCCTAAAAATCCAGCCCCTGGTGCCCATCCCTGAAGAAACAGCTCGGGTGGCCCAGCTCGCCTTCCCCAAGGGCACTGTGGCAACGAAGCTGAGGGATGCCTTCCAGCAGCTGTATCAGGATGAATCATTCCAGACCCTGTATTCGCGGCGAGGCCCACCTGCGTTCTCTCCCTGGCGGCTAGCGCTGGTCACGGTGCTGCAGTTCATGGAAAATTTGAGTGATCGTCAAGCGGCAGACGCGGTTCGGGGACGGATCGACTGGAAATAG
- a CDS encoding helix-turn-helix transcriptional regulator, with product MTPRVRVQSWRAPELGGVDFLHGTFTTHAFARHTHDTYSIGLLAQGAMSFECRGATHTLRPGVIGLIHPDEVHTGHAETRDGWTYRNFYPDAGLLVGAFVPLGSRADLLPRLPVVIDDPVLFHALVTAHRAFEEHAPSLTRESLMREALTGLVLRHAAKPPPLPTVGQEPQALHLVRTILKDDFARNVTLDELARLAELNPYTLLRAFRRAYGLPPHAYQLQVRLRHAKRFLRGGETVAQAALRAGFTDQSHFGRHFRRTFGVTPGQYRQGVKNVLAL from the coding sequence GTGACGCCCCGTGTCCGGGTGCAGAGCTGGCGCGCTCCCGAACTCGGCGGCGTGGACTTCCTGCATGGGACCTTCACCACCCATGCCTTCGCCCGCCACACCCATGACACCTACAGCATCGGCCTGCTCGCCCAGGGCGCCATGAGCTTCGAGTGCCGGGGGGCCACCCACACGCTACGGCCCGGAGTGATCGGCCTGATTCACCCGGACGAGGTCCACACCGGGCACGCGGAGACCCGAGACGGGTGGACGTACCGGAACTTCTACCCGGACGCCGGGCTGCTGGTCGGCGCGTTTGTGCCCCTGGGGAGCCGGGCGGACTTGCTGCCCCGCCTGCCCGTCGTGATCGACGACCCGGTCCTCTTCCACGCGCTCGTGACCGCCCACCGGGCCTTCGAGGAGCACGCGCCCAGCCTCACGCGGGAGTCCCTGATGCGCGAGGCCCTCACGGGCCTCGTCCTCCGTCACGCGGCCAAACCGCCTCCATTGCCCACGGTAGGGCAAGAACCCCAGGCACTGCACCTTGTGCGCACGATCCTCAAAGACGACTTCGCGCGCAACGTCACCCTCGACGAACTCGCCCGCCTCGCCGAACTGAACCCGTACACGTTGCTGCGCGCCTTCCGCCGCGCTTACGGGCTGCCTCCCCACGCCTACCAGCTTCAGGTGCGGCTGCGCCACGCCAAACGTTTCCTGCGCGGGGGTGAAACGGTCGCGCAAGCCGCACTTAGGGCAGGATTCACGGACCAGAGCCACTTCGGGCGGCACTTCCGCCGTACCTTCGGGGTCACCCCCGGGCAATACCGCCAGGGCGTCAAGAACGTTCTAGCCCTGTGA
- a CDS encoding phenylalanine--tRNA ligase beta subunit-related protein produces MTDIAVSDAWHATFPGGHVGVLLMEGIDNTAPNATLDARKRALEERLRAQFGDLSRQDLLELDVLKAYRAYYKRFGQTYHVQLQLESVVHKAKSLPSVSPLVDASFVAELDTLVLTANHDADRLVWPLRIDVTGGGEVFEGMNGKVRTLRANDMMMADEGGVVCTILYGQDRRTRVTAATTQALFVCYAPAGVGETRVRRQLLATQDNVRLFAPQAATRQLEIYEAGVHR; encoded by the coding sequence ATGACTGACATCGCGGTGAGTGACGCCTGGCACGCTACTTTTCCCGGTGGACACGTGGGCGTGCTCCTGATGGAGGGCATTGACAACACAGCGCCGAACGCTACGCTCGACGCGCGCAAGCGGGCCCTGGAAGAGAGGCTGCGCGCCCAATTCGGCGACCTCTCCCGTCAGGACCTGCTCGAACTCGACGTGCTGAAGGCGTACCGGGCGTATTACAAGCGGTTTGGCCAGACGTACCACGTGCAACTGCAACTGGAGTCCGTCGTCCACAAGGCAAAGTCGCTGCCGAGCGTCAGCCCGCTGGTGGATGCCAGCTTCGTGGCGGAACTGGACACGCTCGTGCTGACGGCGAATCATGACGCGGATCGCCTCGTGTGGCCGCTCCGCATCGACGTGACGGGGGGTGGTGAGGTGTTCGAGGGCATGAACGGCAAGGTACGGACGCTGCGGGCGAACGACATGATGATGGCGGACGAGGGGGGCGTGGTGTGCACGATCCTGTACGGGCAGGACCGGCGGACGCGCGTCACGGCGGCGACCACCCAGGCCTTGTTCGTGTGCTACGCGCCCGCTGGGGTGGGAGAAACGCGGGTCCGGCGCCAACTGCTCGCCACCCAGGACAACGTGCGGCTGTTTGCGCCACAGGCGGCGACTCGGCAGCTTGAAATCTACGAAGCAGGCGTTCATCGGTGA
- a CDS encoding DMT family transporter, translating to MLVALPDVRRSVLARGQLALAMLLAGSSVVLSKIVGASLPIFLANTLILLPAVGVLWLLTWRLEGPVRVPREAWRPLWLQALLGIVGFRVFLFYGVPLTSAASAGILTSSVPAVTALLAWILLRERLTVRALLGVLLTALGILVLTVPGAAASEGARLLLGGALVLGAVVGEASWNVLSRLSGARLGPLTATTLVTSLALVLFLPLGLFEAITFDFARLTPGDVFALGYYALGATVLAYLLWFAGVRHLTASTAAVYTGWLPVSAVALSALLLGERLTPWHALGLACVLCATFVFARQGASHD from the coding sequence ATGCTGGTTGCCCTCCCGGACGTGCGCCGGAGCGTCCTCGCCCGTGGACAGCTCGCGCTCGCCATGCTGCTCGCGGGCAGCTCCGTCGTCCTGAGCAAGATCGTGGGCGCGAGCCTCCCGATCTTCCTCGCCAACACCCTGATCCTGCTCCCCGCCGTGGGCGTGCTGTGGCTCCTCACCTGGCGCCTCGAAGGTCCCGTGCGCGTCCCGCGTGAGGCCTGGCGTCCCCTGTGGCTGCAAGCCCTGCTCGGCATCGTCGGCTTCCGGGTCTTCCTCTTCTACGGGGTGCCCCTGACCTCCGCCGCCTCGGCAGGCATCCTGACCAGCAGCGTGCCCGCCGTGACGGCCCTGCTCGCCTGGATCCTGCTGCGCGAACGGCTGACCGTTCGCGCCCTCCTGGGCGTCCTGCTGACCGCCCTCGGCATCCTCGTCCTGACCGTCCCCGGCGCCGCCGCCAGTGAGGGTGCGAGGCTCCTGCTCGGGGGTGCACTCGTGCTGGGGGCCGTGGTCGGGGAGGCCTCTTGGAATGTCCTGAGCCGACTGTCCGGCGCCCGCCTGGGACCCCTCACGGCCACGACGCTCGTGACGAGCCTGGCACTCGTGCTGTTTCTCCCCCTCGGGCTCTTCGAGGCGATCACCTTCGACTTCGCGCGCCTCACTCCGGGGGACGTGTTCGCCCTCGGGTACTACGCACTCGGGGCGACCGTCCTGGCGTACCTCCTGTGGTTCGCCGGAGTGCGTCATCTGACAGCGAGCACCGCCGCCGTGTACACCGGGTGGCTCCCCGTGAGCGCCGTGGCCCTCTCGGCCCTGCTGCTGGGCGAACGACTCACCCCGTGGCACGCGCTCGGCCTCGCGTGCGTCCTGTGCGCGACCTTCGTCTTCGCGCGGCAAGGAGCCTCTCATGACTGA